A single region of the Gasterosteus aculeatus chromosome 1, fGasAcu3.hap1.1, whole genome shotgun sequence genome encodes:
- the bbc3 gene encoding bcl-2-binding component 3 isoform X2, translating to MARAETIESVGETGGRGGNDPLPHHHTCSMELPRPFYHCPGLLTTTSTFSSGTGAGGALHQQPQPLQAFYMSRPLPYPHPDDQDETRTPQRSPASSSSATAPHSSLCNPGEGSGGGGVGAPSAFTGERSASHRDECQDTSSRQAPLPDLLPQNELPSGALLRRAAPRGEAAQESEVRRVADQLRSIGDEFNTTVLHRAHAAPHWQDWRDACRGLLTFITQTLGTLYRLT from the exons ATGGCCCGCGCAGAGACAATCGAGAGCGTTGGGGAaaccggaggaagaggaggaaacgaccctcttcctcaccaccatacCTGCAGCATGGAGCTGCCCCGACCCTTCTATCACTGTCCCGGCCTgctcaccaccaccagcaccttcAGCTCTGGGACTGGGGCGGGCGGTGCATTGCACCAACAGCCGCAACCTCTGCAGGCTTTCTACATGTCGCGCCCGCTGCCTTACCCCCACCCGGATGACCAGGACGAGACCCGAACTCCCCAGCGGTCACCTGCGTCATCATCATCGGCCACGGCGCCACATTCGTCACTCTGTAATCCGGGGGAAGGGAGTGGCGGTGGCGGGGTGGGAGCACCCAGTGCCTTCACAGGAGAGCGGTCAG CATCGCACAGAGACGAGTGCCAGGACACCTCCAGCCGTCAGGCGCCTCTGCCGGACCTGCTGCCCCAGAACGAGCTCCCCTCCGGGGCTCTCCTGCGCCGCGCGGCCCCCAGAGGAGAGGCGGCGCAGGAGAGCGAAGTCAGGAGAGTAGCCGACCAGCTGAGGTCCATTGGAGATGAGTTCAACACCACAGTCCTCCACAGAGCG CACGCCGCCCCCCACTGGCAAGACTGGAGGGACGCCTGCCGAGGACTCCTCACCTTCATCACCCAGACTCTGGGAACTCTCTACAGGCTGACGTAG
- the bbc3 gene encoding bcl-2-binding component 3 isoform X1, producing MARAETIESVGETGGRGGNDPLPHHHTCSMELPRPFYHCPGLLTTTSTFSSGTGAGGALHQQPQPLQAFYMSRPLPYPHPDDQDETRTPQRSPASSSSATAPHSSLCNPGEGSGGGGVGAPSAFTGERSASHRDECQDTSSRQAPLPDLLPQNELPSGALLRRAAPRGEAAQESEVRRVADQLRSIGDEFNTTVLHRAFPSSTLLLHPLYGFNNFIRTIANNQKRHETLKQYSQIK from the exons ATGGCCCGCGCAGAGACAATCGAGAGCGTTGGGGAaaccggaggaagaggaggaaacgaccctcttcctcaccaccatacCTGCAGCATGGAGCTGCCCCGACCCTTCTATCACTGTCCCGGCCTgctcaccaccaccagcaccttcAGCTCTGGGACTGGGGCGGGCGGTGCATTGCACCAACAGCCGCAACCTCTGCAGGCTTTCTACATGTCGCGCCCGCTGCCTTACCCCCACCCGGATGACCAGGACGAGACCCGAACTCCCCAGCGGTCACCTGCGTCATCATCATCGGCCACGGCGCCACATTCGTCACTCTGTAATCCGGGGGAAGGGAGTGGCGGTGGCGGGGTGGGAGCACCCAGTGCCTTCACAGGAGAGCGGTCAG CATCGCACAGAGACGAGTGCCAGGACACCTCCAGCCGTCAGGCGCCTCTGCCGGACCTGCTGCCCCAGAACGAGCTCCCCTCCGGGGCTCTCCTGCGCCGCGCGGCCCCCAGAGGAGAGGCGGCGCAGGAGAGCGAAGTCAGGAGAGTAGCCGACCAGCTGAGGTCCATTGGAGATGAGTTCAACACCACAGTCCTCCACAGAGCG TTTCCGTCCTCAACCCTCTTGCTCCACCCTCTATATGGATTTAATAACTTTATTCGCACAATAGCAAACAACCAAAAACGACACGAGACACTAAAACAATACTCCCAGATCAAATGA
- the sae1 gene encoding SUMO-activating enzyme subunit 1, with protein MIDMIEKEDPVISEEEAAQYDRQIRLWGLDAQKRLRGSRVLLAGLGGLGAEVAKNLILAGVKGLTLLDHEQVTEESCRAQFLVPVTAQGQNRAQASLERGQNLNPMVKVHADQDRVEDKPDDFFLQFDAVCLTGCSRDLMVRIDQLCSKHNIKVFCGDVYGYYGYMFCNLGKEHSYVEEKPKMVKPTGNSSDGPEAKKAKIDPNETTMVKKMASFCTLKEALEVDWTTEKAKAGMKRTPVDYFMLHVLLTFRTDKGRDPDPLAFPEDSRLLRKIREDVLETLAVSADLLNDDFISYCFSEMSPVCAVVGGVLGQEVVKALSQRDAPHRNFFFFDGRKGNGVVDYFGPN; from the exons atgattgaTATGATCGAGAAGGAGGACCCGGTCAtcagtgaggaggaggcggcccAGTACGACCGTCAAATCCGTTTGTGGGGGCTAGATGCACAGAAGAG ATTGCGAGGGTCCCGTGTGCTCCTGGCTGGTTTAGGTGGTCTGGGGGCTGAAGTGGCCAAGAATTTAATCCTGGCTGGAGTTAAAGGTCTCACTTTGCTGGATCATGAACAG GTGACGGAAGAGTCGTGCCGAGCTCAGTTCCTGGTTCCGGTGACGGCTCAGGGTCAGAATCGAGCCCAGGCCTCTCTGGAGCGAGGGCAGAATCTCAACCCCATGGTGAAGGTCCACGCAGACCAAGATCGAGTCGAAGACAAGCCAGATGACTTCTTCCTGCAATTTGATGCG GTGTGTCTGACAGGCTGCTCCAGAGACCTGATGGTGCGGATCGATCAGCTGTGTTCCAAGCACAACATCAAGGTCTTCTGCGGGGACGTCTACGGTTACTACGGCTACATGTTCTGCAACCTCGGGAAAGAGCACAGCTACGTTGA AGAGAAACCAAAAATGGTGAAACCAACTGGAAATTCCAGCGACGGTCCAGAGGCAAAGAAGGCCAAAATCGACCCCAATGAGACCACCATGGTGAAAAAG ATGGCCAGTTTCTGCACTCTGAAGGAAGCTCTGGAGGTCGACTGGACAACTGAGAAGGCCAAAGCCGGGATGAAGAGAACACCAGTGGACTACTTCATGTTGCACG TTCTGTTGACGTTTCGCACCGACAAAGGTCGTGACCCCGACCCGCTGGCCTTCCCAGAGGACAGTCGGCTCCTGAGAAAGATCCGTGAAGACGTGCTGGAGACCTTGGCAGTGAGCGCTGACCTCCTGAATGATGACTTCATCAG CTACTGCTTCTCCGAGATGTCTCCGGTGTGCGCCGTCGTAGGAGGAGTCCTGGGTCAGGAAGTTGTCAAG GCTCTCTCCCAAAGAGACGCTCCTCACcggaacttcttcttcttcgatgGTCGTAAAGGCAACGGCGTGGTCGACTACTTTGGACCGAACTAA